In Selenomonas sp. TAMA-11512, a genomic segment contains:
- a CDS encoding IS3 family transposase, translating to MELSGQFPIRLLCTKTGIPRSSFYNWKKSVEHPPEQKKRLVQSIGLFQEYHGRFPSHGYRWLNAKIRLDKGIVFSDPYAHKCCKIAGIKSLCKHYSYKKEGDPSRTYPNLLLAGINITGPMECVVSDMTAFYVERTYYELTLYMDLWNDELIAHALSSKRGDRMTYLDGLQDVLAFKKQYPNQKLILHSDQGSVYASKSYNELLPMYNIVRSMSRAGTPTDNAAMEAINGWIKAELFTDFHITSPENVPAQVSDYIRFFNEERPAYALGYLTPKQYREQFAPKHEGAAP from the coding sequence ATGGAGCTTTCCGGACAGTTCCCCATCCGGCTGCTCTGTACAAAGACCGGAATCCCACGCAGCAGCTTCTACAACTGGAAGAAGAGCGTGGAACATCCACCCGAACAGAAGAAACGGCTTGTGCAGAGCATCGGATTGTTTCAGGAATACCATGGGCGCTTTCCCTCCCATGGCTACCGCTGGCTGAATGCCAAAATCCGATTGGACAAAGGAATCGTATTTTCCGATCCCTATGCCCATAAATGCTGTAAGATCGCAGGGATCAAGAGCCTTTGCAAACATTACAGCTACAAGAAGGAGGGCGATCCGTCCAGAACCTATCCGAACTTGTTGCTTGCAGGAATCAACATCACCGGCCCCATGGAATGTGTGGTGAGTGATATGACCGCCTTTTATGTGGAGCGCACATACTACGAGCTCACACTATATATGGATTTGTGGAATGACGAGCTCATTGCCCACGCGCTCTCATCCAAGCGCGGCGATCGTATGACCTACCTCGACGGCTTGCAGGACGTGCTTGCGTTCAAGAAGCAGTATCCGAATCAGAAGCTCATCCTGCACAGCGATCAAGGCTCTGTTTACGCATCCAAGAGCTACAACGAACTCCTGCCCATGTACAACATTGTCAGGTCAATGTCCAGAGCCGGCACACCGACAGACAATGCCGCGATGGAGGCGATTAATGGTTGGATCAAGGCCGAACTCTTTACAGATTTCCATATTACTTCGCCGGAGAATGTCCCCGCTCAGGTATCCGACTACATCCGCTTCTTCAACGAGGAGCGCCCTGCATATGCCCTTGGATACCTTACGCCGAAGCAGTATCGGGAGCAGTTCGCGCCAAAGCACGAAGGTGCGGCTCCTTGA
- a CDS encoding type II toxin-antitoxin system Phd/YefM family antitoxin: MQVINATTFRQNLFQTLEQTVRYNEPIHITGKEGTAVLMSESDYNDLMATIELCAVPGIQKKIVDGLNTSTEDCLSADEVEW; this comes from the coding sequence ATGCAGGTAATAAACGCAACGACGTTTCGGCAGAATCTGTTTCAAACGCTTGAGCAGACCGTGCGCTACAATGAGCCGATTCATATCACGGGCAAGGAGGGGACGGCAGTGCTCATGAGTGAGTCGGACTATAACGACCTGATGGCGACGATTGAGCTTTGCGCCGTTCCCGGTATACAGAAGAAAATCGTTGACGGGCTGAACACGTCAACGGAAGATTGCCTGTCGGCGGATGAGGTGGAGTGGTGA
- a CDS encoding Txe/YoeB family addiction module toxin: MSYRIVYTKAAAADVPKLKAARLAKKARALLGILEENPFQNPPPYEKLRGSLQGAYARRINIWHRLVYEVLEEKKTVKIISM, encoded by the coding sequence GTGAGCTATCGGATCGTCTACACGAAGGCGGCGGCAGCCGATGTGCCGAAACTGAAGGCTGCGCGTTTGGCGAAGAAAGCGCGAGCGCTCCTTGGGATTCTTGAGGAGAATCCATTTCAAAACCCGCCGCCTTACGAAAAGCTTCGCGGCAGCTTGCAGGGCGCATACGCGAGGCGGATCAATATCTGGCATCGGTTGGTGTACGAGGTCTTGGAAGAAAAAAAGACGGTCAAGATCATCAGCATGTAG
- a CDS encoding ISLre2 family transposase, whose amino-acid sequence METIVTEILEIIKGTKDNISQEEQLRSYFETLICRAVSEAFERIDKELAKRYAAKGWHVERLDARCVQASYGTIQIRRRRMKKEGEASIYPLDKEVGIRPYRRYTAYLEYVIACIAAKSVYRDTAAVVNLLSPVTISHQQVAHVVRRVGETYGAWEKLQESTDPMEETELRRPEVLYIEGDGLMLHGQNKKQIELHRFQIAEGVQENGNRRTLIGTHYVANLDHEKAKESLLHYLGSHYDLTHTLVLSNSDGGAGYTCGVFEEILGSVGQHEHFLDWYHVQRKCRERLLWANSTLCKKLHKALYIHEREEVSLVLDTVESMSQDERQTEQVELLRKYIERNWIYLAGLEERGIGEYRKLLGTCESNHRLYSYRMKKQGRRWSRAGGEAMVKIITGLKNGDLREAMAAKAEWFNAKAGRDFRGAVREALKRSKRTTYDGVRHGRITVSAPMSSGIGHLSKCFA is encoded by the coding sequence ATGGAAACTATTGTAACAGAAATCCTGGAAATAATAAAGGGTACAAAAGACAATATCTCACAAGAAGAACAACTGCGCAGTTACTTTGAAACCCTGATATGCCGTGCAGTTAGTGAGGCATTCGAACGAATTGACAAAGAACTGGCAAAGCGATACGCAGCCAAAGGCTGGCACGTGGAACGGCTTGATGCACGGTGCGTGCAAGCAAGCTACGGAACGATTCAAATCCGTCGCAGGCGCATGAAAAAAGAAGGAGAAGCCAGTATATACCCCTTGGACAAAGAAGTGGGTATTCGCCCTTACCGGAGATACACCGCCTATTTGGAATACGTTATTGCCTGTATTGCAGCCAAGAGCGTCTACCGTGATACAGCCGCTGTCGTCAACCTGCTGAGTCCCGTCACGATAAGCCACCAACAAGTTGCACATGTCGTGAGACGAGTAGGAGAAACCTATGGTGCTTGGGAGAAATTGCAGGAAAGCACCGATCCCATGGAAGAGACAGAACTGCGCCGACCGGAAGTTCTCTACATCGAAGGGGATGGACTCATGCTGCACGGGCAGAATAAGAAACAGATCGAGCTCCATCGATTCCAAATCGCCGAAGGCGTACAAGAAAACGGCAACCGTCGTACCCTTATTGGCACCCACTATGTAGCGAATCTCGATCACGAGAAAGCCAAAGAGAGTCTGCTGCACTATCTGGGGAGCCACTATGATCTAACCCATACCCTGGTTCTGAGCAACAGTGATGGAGGTGCCGGTTACACCTGCGGCGTCTTTGAAGAAATCCTTGGAAGCGTCGGCCAGCATGAGCACTTTCTGGATTGGTACCACGTACAAAGGAAATGCAGAGAACGCCTTTTATGGGCGAATTCGACCCTGTGTAAGAAACTACACAAAGCGCTGTATATACATGAGCGTGAGGAAGTGAGCCTTGTATTGGATACCGTGGAATCTATGTCCCAAGATGAGCGACAAACGGAACAAGTGGAGCTTCTTCGAAAGTACATAGAAAGAAACTGGATATACCTTGCCGGCTTGGAAGAACGAGGGATCGGGGAATACAGGAAGCTTTTGGGGACGTGTGAAAGCAACCATAGGCTCTACAGCTACCGGATGAAGAAGCAAGGCAGACGATGGAGTCGAGCCGGTGGCGAAGCGATGGTAAAGATCATCACGGGATTGAAGAATGGTGATCTGCGAGAGGCCATGGCGGCGAAGGCGGAGTGGTTCAATGCGAAGGCAGGAAGAGACTTCCGCGGAGCCGTGCGAGAGGCATTGAAAAGAAGCAAGAGGACGACGTATGACGGGGTCCGACACGGGAGGATTACAGTAAGTGCGCCGATGAGCAGTGGGATTGGACATTTGTCCAAATGCTTTGCTTAG
- the cytX gene encoding putative hydroxymethylpyrimidine transporter CytX, with protein MTTDAGMACAHETKSRLIQSEGRHNGSNSESTSLLTNALLWFGAGVSLAEILTGTYLAGMELSSAVLAIVLGHIIGGVLLFFSGLIGAREKLAAMDTVKGSFGSIGGRLFAVLNVVQLVGWTGIMLYDGALATEGIYPLGGATYAVILGLLLLFWLHRGLAHASRVNVFAVAGLFLLTLVLSYVLASGGSSMGVIEASSAEVMTFGAALELSIVMPLSWLPLISDYTSKAASPIRATAVSAVSYTVVSIWMYGIGMTAAKYFGESDISAILLKAGLGTAALFIVLFSTVTTAFLDAYSAGVSARSISSRIDETKAAVSVVILGTLGAMFLPMDDITEFLYFIGSVFAPMIAILLTDYFLLGHKETVGAFHIKNLRLWLVGFILYRYVMSIELSYGYTIPTMLAVAALKYGWEKISPARA; from the coding sequence ATGACGACGGACGCGGGAATGGCGTGCGCACATGAGACGAAAAGCCGTCTCATCCAATCGGAAGGCAGGCACAACGGCAGCAATTCGGAAAGCACATCGCTTCTCACGAACGCGCTGCTGTGGTTCGGCGCAGGTGTATCGCTCGCCGAAATATTGACGGGTACATATCTCGCCGGGATGGAGCTGTCCTCGGCGGTGCTTGCCATTGTGTTGGGGCATATCATCGGCGGGGTTCTGCTCTTTTTCTCCGGCCTTATAGGGGCACGGGAGAAATTGGCCGCGATGGACACGGTAAAGGGGAGCTTCGGCTCGATCGGCGGCCGTCTCTTCGCGGTTCTGAACGTCGTACAGCTTGTCGGCTGGACGGGGATCATGCTCTATGACGGCGCTCTCGCCACGGAGGGCATCTATCCCCTCGGGGGAGCGACGTATGCCGTAATATTGGGCCTGCTGCTGCTCTTTTGGCTGCATCGCGGTCTTGCGCACGCAAGCCGTGTCAATGTTTTTGCCGTCGCGGGCCTCTTCCTTCTGACGCTCGTGCTCTCCTATGTCCTTGCCTCGGGCGGCAGCAGCATGGGGGTCATCGAGGCATCGTCCGCCGAGGTCATGACCTTTGGCGCCGCTCTGGAGCTCAGTATTGTCATGCCGCTTTCCTGGCTGCCGCTCATCAGTGACTACACGAGCAAGGCGGCCTCTCCGATACGCGCCACGGCAGTCAGCGCCGTGAGCTACACGGTGGTCAGCATTTGGATGTACGGCATCGGTATGACAGCCGCGAAATACTTCGGTGAATCCGACATATCGGCCATTCTCCTGAAGGCGGGGCTCGGTACGGCGGCTCTTTTCATCGTCCTTTTCTCCACGGTTACGACGGCCTTTCTCGATGCCTACTCGGCGGGCGTCTCGGCGCGCTCCATATCGAGCCGTATCGACGAGACGAAAGCCGCTGTCTCTGTCGTCATTCTCGGTACGCTCGGCGCGATGTTCCTGCCCATGGATGACATTACGGAATTTCTCTACTTCATCGGTTCGGTCTTTGCGCCGATGATCGCTATTCTGCTGACGGATTATTTTCTGCTCGGACACAAGGAGACGGTCGGGGCGTTCCACATCAAAAATCTTCGGCTGTGGCTCGTCGGATTCATCCTCTACCGCTATGTGATGAGCATTGAGCTTTCCTACGGCTATACGATTCCCACGATGCTCGCCGTCGCCGCGCTGAAGTACGGCTGGGAGAAAATCAGCCCCGCTCGGGCTTGA
- a CDS encoding GGDEF domain-containing phosphodiesterase has protein sequence MEILGALLILSLIGNAGLYTARRRMQKRCGIVEEELSRLRNTDTNTGLPNRRWMEYEIDKRLMELSEEELRNLYAVVFQIAAYGEIDSMHGRELKHKLLQSIWENVSENVESTIAACTRSGAGQVVALMKKDEKEELIHDVRRIVKHEEYLKLDGSPIRVSMKIGIRRIGEKGLTASEVLADAGLAAEEAHTVRVFDDELKATRVFQTRVESLLGDGLRRQEFQVWYQPKYDIRTKKCVGAEALVRWASGSLGFLFPGQFIRVFERTGFIMQLDYYMLGNVIRFQKKRKEEGKEIVPISVNQSRIHMQETKYLEHMKRLAKYFGDVSCIELELTETAIDFSGRKQRDHAIEVVRDLQDIGFSISMDDFGTGYSDISLLNELPLDVVKLDRTMLTASEDSERMQLVLRKVIELSEGLGMKVLCEGIETVAQEELLLRCGCRYGQGFLYGKPMPAEEFEAFLDAHI, from the coding sequence ATGGAAATCCTGGGAGCTTTGCTCATCTTGAGTCTCATAGGGAATGCGGGGCTTTACACGGCAAGGCGTCGTATGCAGAAGAGATGCGGTATCGTCGAGGAGGAGCTGAGCCGGCTCCGCAACACCGATACGAATACGGGGCTGCCGAATCGAAGATGGATGGAGTACGAAATCGACAAGCGGCTCATGGAGCTGTCGGAAGAGGAGCTTCGTAATCTATACGCGGTTGTCTTTCAGATTGCCGCCTACGGCGAGATTGACAGCATGCACGGCCGTGAGCTCAAGCACAAGCTCCTTCAAAGCATCTGGGAGAACGTGTCGGAAAATGTGGAAAGTACAATCGCTGCCTGCACGCGTTCCGGCGCGGGGCAGGTCGTCGCGCTCATGAAAAAGGATGAGAAGGAGGAGCTCATTCACGATGTGCGTCGCATCGTCAAGCATGAGGAGTACCTTAAACTCGATGGTTCGCCCATCCGAGTCTCGATGAAAATCGGCATTCGCCGGATCGGAGAGAAGGGGCTTACCGCCAGTGAGGTGCTTGCCGATGCCGGACTGGCGGCGGAAGAAGCGCACACGGTTCGCGTCTTTGACGATGAACTCAAGGCGACGCGCGTGTTCCAGACACGCGTTGAGTCTCTGCTGGGTGACGGACTGCGACGGCAGGAGTTTCAGGTCTGGTACCAGCCGAAGTACGATATCCGCACGAAGAAGTGTGTCGGGGCGGAAGCGCTCGTGCGATGGGCCAGCGGATCTCTCGGATTTCTGTTCCCCGGTCAGTTCATCCGTGTATTCGAGCGCACGGGCTTCATCATGCAGCTTGACTACTATATGCTCGGCAATGTCATTCGGTTTCAGAAGAAGCGAAAAGAAGAGGGAAAGGAGATCGTTCCGATCTCGGTCAATCAGAGCCGCATCCACATGCAGGAGACGAAATATCTGGAGCACATGAAAAGGCTTGCGAAATATTTCGGTGACGTGAGCTGCATCGAGCTTGAGCTCACGGAGACGGCGATTGACTTTTCCGGCCGCAAACAGCGCGATCATGCGATCGAGGTCGTACGCGATCTCCAGGATATCGGGTTTTCCATCTCGATGGATGATTTCGGCACGGGCTATTCCGATATCTCGCTGCTCAATGAGCTGCCGCTGGATGTCGTCAAGCTGGACCGCACGATGCTCACGGCATCCGAGGACTCGGAGCGCATGCAGCTTGTCCTCAGGAAGGTCATCGAGCTCAGTGAGGGGCTCGGCATGAAGGTCCTCTGCGAGGGCATCGAGACGGTGGCGCAGGAGGAGCTTCTCCTGCGATGCGGATGCCGCTACGGGCAGGGGTTCCTCTATGGAAAGCCGATGCCGGCGGAGGAGTTTGAAGCGTTCCTCGATGCACATATATAA
- a CDS encoding DMT family transporter: protein MDNQKKGLLLVSIGALFWGGSGVAGQYILHDKSFSPDWLVCMRMLTAGFILLTIDALKSRGGTFSVWRDKRDAALLVTFGIFGMMGAQYTYFLSIYYGNAAAASILQFTMPILIVFWTALASQRLPRFKELFCVALALIGTFLLVTHGRTDALAIPLPAVLWGIASAFAAAFYVISPKGLLLKYRSPLIIGWSMFLGGLFLIPIADPLHFRGTLDASALLAFLYVIIFGTVVAFWSYLESIKYISATMTGTLAALEPLAAVVLSVFLLGMSFGIIELLGAAFILAAVTILARK, encoded by the coding sequence TTGGACAATCAGAAAAAAGGCCTCCTCCTCGTCTCGATCGGCGCGCTCTTCTGGGGCGGATCGGGCGTCGCGGGGCAATATATTCTCCATGACAAGAGTTTTTCTCCCGACTGGCTCGTCTGCATGCGTATGCTCACCGCCGGTTTCATCCTCCTGACCATCGACGCCCTCAAAAGCCGCGGCGGCACGTTTTCCGTCTGGCGCGATAAAAGGGATGCCGCCCTTCTCGTCACCTTCGGCATCTTCGGCATGATGGGGGCGCAGTATACGTATTTCCTATCCATCTACTACGGAAACGCGGCGGCGGCAAGCATACTCCAGTTCACGATGCCGATCCTGATCGTCTTCTGGACCGCTCTTGCCTCGCAGCGTCTTCCCCGCTTCAAGGAGCTCTTCTGCGTCGCTCTTGCCCTCATCGGCACGTTCCTCCTCGTCACACACGGCCGCACGGACGCGCTTGCCATTCCTCTCCCCGCCGTTCTCTGGGGCATCGCCTCGGCGTTCGCGGCCGCGTTTTACGTCATCTCTCCCAAAGGCCTGCTCCTGAAATACCGCTCTCCTCTCATCATCGGCTGGTCGATGTTCCTCGGCGGACTCTTTCTCATACCGATCGCCGATCCCCTGCATTTTCGCGGCACGCTCGACGCCTCGGCCCTTCTCGCCTTCCTCTACGTCATCATCTTCGGCACGGTCGTCGCCTTCTGGTCATACCTCGAAAGCATCAAGTACATCTCCGCGACGATGACAGGCACACTCGCCGCTCTCGAGCCGCTCGCCGCCGTCGTCCTCTCCGTGTTCCTCCTCGGCATGAGCTTCGGCATCATCGAGCTGCTCGGGGCAGCCTTTATTCTCGCCGCCGTCACCATACTGGCAAGAAAGTAA
- the trpB gene encoding tryptophan synthase subunit beta, whose translation MDFQRYLKEYPNAEGRFGSYGGVYLPPELEPAFRDITEAYRTICHSSQFVSELRRIRREFQGRPTPVYHCERLSRKIGKCQIYLKREDLNHSGAHKLNHCMGEGLLAKFLGKKRIIAETGAGQHGVALATAAAFFGLDCTIYMGAVDIKKQAPNVARMKILGANVVPVEHGAQTLKEAVDAAFEDYLANYEDTIYCIGSVVGPHPFPMMVRDFQMVVGVEAREQFQDMMGFLPDVVTACVGGGSNAIGMFTAFLADPVEIVGVEPLGRGGKLGDHAASITYGEKGMMHGFDSIVLKDAAGEPAPVYSIASGLDYPSVGPEHAFLHEVGRVNYEAVTDEEAVDAFFKLSRYEGIIPALESSHAVAYAMRRAKEMQTGSILVNLSGRGDKDLDYVIENYGYGEKYKDFV comes from the coding sequence ATGGACTTTCAACGCTATCTCAAGGAATACCCGAACGCGGAGGGTCGGTTCGGCAGCTATGGCGGGGTGTATCTGCCGCCGGAGCTCGAGCCGGCGTTTCGTGATATCACGGAGGCGTATCGGACGATTTGCCACTCTTCCCAGTTTGTGAGCGAGCTGCGCCGCATCCGCAGGGAGTTTCAGGGGCGTCCGACGCCGGTCTATCACTGCGAGCGGCTCTCGCGCAAGATCGGCAAGTGCCAGATCTATCTGAAGCGCGAGGATCTCAACCACTCGGGCGCGCACAAGCTCAATCACTGCATGGGTGAGGGGCTGCTCGCGAAGTTTCTCGGCAAGAAGCGCATCATCGCCGAGACGGGCGCGGGACAGCACGGCGTCGCGCTCGCGACGGCGGCGGCGTTTTTCGGCCTGGACTGCACGATTTACATGGGTGCGGTCGACATCAAAAAGCAGGCGCCGAACGTCGCACGCATGAAGATCCTCGGCGCGAACGTCGTCCCTGTCGAGCATGGCGCGCAGACGCTCAAAGAGGCGGTCGACGCGGCGTTTGAAGACTATCTCGCGAACTACGAGGATACGATCTACTGCATCGGCTCGGTCGTAGGCCCGCATCCGTTCCCGATGATGGTGCGTGACTTCCAGATGGTCGTCGGCGTGGAGGCGCGCGAGCAGTTCCAGGATATGATGGGCTTCCTTCCGGATGTCGTCACGGCGTGTGTCGGCGGCGGCAGCAACGCAATCGGCATGTTCACTGCGTTCCTTGCCGATCCCGTCGAGATCGTCGGCGTCGAGCCGCTCGGACGCGGCGGCAAGCTCGGCGATCACGCGGCATCGATCACGTACGGCGAGAAGGGCATGATGCACGGGTTTGACAGCATCGTACTCAAGGACGCGGCGGGCGAGCCCGCGCCTGTCTACTCGATCGCAAGCGGTCTCGACTATCCGTCGGTCGGTCCGGAGCACGCCTTCCTCCATGAGGTCGGCCGCGTGAACTACGAGGCTGTCACCGATGAGGAAGCGGTTGACGCGTTCTTCAAGCTCTCGCGCTATGAGGGCATCATCCCCGCTCTGGAAAGCTCCCACGCTGTCGCCTACGCGATGCGCCGCGCGAAGGAGATGCAGACGGGCTCCATCCTCGTCAACCTCTCCGGACGCGGGGACAAGGATCTCGACTACGTGATCGAGAACTACGGATACGGGGAGAAGTATAAGGACTTCGTATAA
- a CDS encoding Na+/H+ antiporter NhaC family protein, producing MAETAWSVLPPLITIVLALATKEVYMSLLIGIFSGALLYTEFNFLGAILAMFAVMEAKVGANVNILVFLVILGILVAAITRSGATKAYGAWAAKVIVGPKSALLVTAFLGIVIFIDDYFNCLTVGTVMRPITDKFKIARTKLAYVIDATAAPICILAPVSSWAAAVGSSLPEGSNIDGFALFLQTIPFNFYAILTILFMFFIVWSGRDFSEMAKSVGKNREHFYIPPEYAEVSEEKIKGHGTIYDLLLPLFVLIAACIYAMLYTGGIHEGKSIAEAFADCNSSKSLVLGSFIAFLFTAVSYLTRRVVKFDDFCQSFILGFKAMTPALFILCLAWTLSGICSEEYLNLGGYVGTVVSEHAEVIAFLPPIFFLVASGLAFATGTSWGTFGILIPIAVAIVGAEGSALVICVAATLAGAVAGDHASPISDTTILASAGAQCHHIDHVQTQIPYVLTVGLASFAGYLTSGITGNGWMGLAVSLGCLAVIMAVVYSKVRDADALERSDT from the coding sequence ATGGCAGAGACCGCATGGTCGGTTTTACCTCCGCTCATTACGATTGTGTTGGCATTGGCCACGAAAGAAGTCTATATGTCGCTGCTGATCGGTATTTTTTCAGGCGCTTTGCTCTATACGGAGTTTAACTTCCTGGGCGCGATTTTGGCGATGTTTGCCGTCATGGAGGCAAAGGTCGGAGCGAACGTCAATATCCTCGTATTTCTTGTCATTCTCGGCATCCTCGTTGCCGCCATCACGCGCTCGGGGGCTACGAAGGCGTATGGCGCATGGGCGGCGAAGGTCATTGTCGGACCAAAGAGCGCGCTTCTCGTCACGGCGTTTCTCGGCATCGTGATATTCATTGACGACTACTTCAACTGTCTCACGGTCGGCACGGTCATGCGGCCGATCACGGACAAATTCAAAATCGCGCGCACGAAGCTCGCGTATGTGATTGACGCGACGGCGGCGCCGATCTGCATTCTCGCGCCGGTCTCTTCGTGGGCGGCTGCGGTCGGCTCATCGCTCCCGGAAGGGAGCAACATCGACGGGTTTGCTCTCTTTTTGCAGACGATACCGTTTAATTTCTATGCGATTTTGACTATTCTCTTCATGTTCTTCATCGTTTGGTCGGGCAGGGACTTCTCCGAGATGGCGAAGTCTGTCGGCAAGAACAGGGAGCATTTCTACATCCCGCCGGAGTACGCCGAGGTGAGCGAGGAGAAGATCAAGGGGCACGGCACGATCTATGACCTTCTGCTGCCGCTTTTCGTGCTCATCGCCGCCTGCATCTACGCCATGCTCTACACGGGCGGCATCCATGAGGGAAAGTCGATCGCGGAGGCGTTTGCCGACTGCAATTCATCGAAGTCGCTCGTCCTCGGGTCCTTTATCGCGTTCCTCTTTACGGCTGTTTCCTATCTTACACGCCGTGTAGTGAAGTTCGATGATTTTTGTCAGAGCTTCATCCTCGGCTTCAAGGCGATGACGCCGGCACTCTTCATCCTATGTCTGGCGTGGACGCTCTCGGGTATCTGCAGCGAGGAGTACTTGAACCTCGGCGGCTATGTCGGCACAGTCGTCAGTGAGCACGCGGAGGTCATCGCATTTCTGCCGCCGATCTTCTTCCTCGTGGCCTCGGGGCTTGCCTTCGCGACGGGGACTTCGTGGGGCACGTTCGGCATCCTCATACCGATTGCGGTTGCGATCGTCGGCGCGGAGGGCTCGGCGCTTGTCATCTGCGTGGCGGCGACGCTTGCCGGCGCGGTTGCCGGTGATCATGCGTCTCCGATTTCGGATACGACCATACTGGCCTCCGCCGGCGCGCAGTGCCATCACATCGATCATGTCCAGACGCAGATTCCCTATGTCCTTACGGTCGGTCTCGCGAGCTTTGCCGGCTATCTGACAAGCGGGATAACGGGGAACGGATGGATGGGGCTGGCCGTCTCTTTGGGATGTCTCGCCGTCATCATGGCGGTGGTTTACAGCAAGGTGCGGGACGCCGACGCTCTTGAAAGGAGCGATACATGA
- a CDS encoding pyridoxamine kinase: MKRQKRLAVINDLSGFGRCSLTVELPLISALKVVACPFPTAILSVHTAWPDFYLDDYTERMRPYMENWKRNGITFDGVLTGFFGSTEQIQIVVDFLKDFKKDDTMFFFDPVMGDNGRIYPSYTKEMCRAMRELLHHADIVLPNLTEACELLDRGYPAGVISDAELLDMAAELTARGAKAAVVTGVPDEEGDLRIVIHEAGRGSILRTEQLGNEITGTGDAFAAIVSASVLQGEDLTHAVQKAMNFISKTMRYAEEIGITRPYGLPFEEYLTELK, translated from the coding sequence ATGAAAAGGCAAAAGCGGCTTGCCGTCATCAACGATCTGTCGGGCTTCGGACGCTGCTCGCTGACCGTCGAGCTGCCGCTCATCTCGGCGCTCAAGGTCGTGGCGTGCCCGTTTCCCACAGCGATACTGTCGGTGCATACCGCGTGGCCGGATTTTTATCTCGACGATTACACGGAGCGCATGCGCCCGTATATGGAGAACTGGAAGCGGAACGGCATCACATTTGACGGCGTCTTGACGGGCTTCTTCGGCTCGACGGAGCAGATTCAAATCGTCGTCGACTTTCTGAAGGACTTCAAAAAGGACGATACGATGTTCTTTTTTGACCCTGTGATGGGAGACAACGGGCGCATTTACCCTTCCTATACGAAGGAGATGTGCCGCGCGATGCGTGAGCTCCTGCATCATGCGGATATCGTCCTGCCGAATCTCACTGAGGCGTGTGAACTCTTGGATCGCGGCTATCCGGCGGGCGTCATCTCCGACGCGGAACTGTTGGACATGGCGGCGGAACTCACCGCAAGGGGGGCAAAGGCGGCGGTCGTGACAGGCGTGCCCGATGAAGAGGGCGATTTGCGCATCGTCATTCATGAGGCGGGACGGGGCAGTATCCTCCGCACGGAACAGCTCGGCAACGAGATCACGGGAACGGGCGACGCGTTTGCCGCCATCGTCTCGGCGAGCGTACTTCAAGGGGAGGACCTGACACATGCCGTACAGAAGGCGATGAACTTCATCTCCAAAACCATGCGCTATGCGGAAGAAATCGGGATCACTCGCCCGTACGGGCTTCCGTTTGAAGAGTATCTGACGGAACTGAAATAA